In one window of Primulina tabacum isolate GXHZ01 chromosome 8, ASM2559414v2, whole genome shotgun sequence DNA:
- the LOC142552879 gene encoding LOW QUALITY PROTEIN: N-alpha-acetyltransferase MAK3-like (The sequence of the model RefSeq protein was modified relative to this genomic sequence to represent the inferred CDS: deleted 1 base in 1 codon) produces the protein MEQTKAEIDVSEIQYVSYSGEHHLPLIMDLVDQELSEPYSIFTYRYFVYLWPQLSFLAFHKGKCVGTVVCKMGDHRHTFRGYIAMLVVIKPYRGKGIATELVTRSIKVMMESGCEEVTLEAEVTNKGALALYGRLGFIRAKRLFRYYLNGVDAFRLKLMFPRMDPPNYHESTPNYHESTPNYHESTNMNTLTDHGMTPEADSGH, from the exons ATGGAGCAGACAAAAGCAGAAATCGATGTGTCGGAGATACAGTACGTC AGCTACAGTGGAGAGCACCATCTGCCCCTCATAATGGATTTGGTTGATCAGGAGCTGAGTGAACCCTATTCCATCTTCACTTACAGATACTTTGTATATCTCTGGCCACAACTATCATTCCTA GCATTCCACAAAGGCAAATGTGTGGGGACAGTGGTGTGCAAGATGGGAGATCATCGCCATACTTTCAGAGGATATATAGCCATGCTTGTTGTTATCAAACCTTACCGAGGCAAAGGAATTG CTACTGAACTTGTTACTAGATCAATTAAAGTGATGATGGAATCCGGTTGTGAAGAG GTGACATTAGAAGCAGAAGTCACAAATAAAGGAGCACTAGCGCTATATGGTCGTCTTGGGTTTATTCGAGCCAAGAGGCTTTTCCGATATTACCTGAATGGGGTTGATGCTTTCAGGCTCAAGCTAATGTTTCCTCGTATGGACCCACCAAACTACCATGAGTCCACACCAAACTACCATGAGTCCACACCAAACTACCATGAGTCCACAAACATGAACACCTTGACTGATCATGGAATGACTCCTGAAGCAGATTCAGGGCACTAA
- the LOC142552882 gene encoding S-adenosyl-L-methionine-dependent tRNA 4-demethylwyosine synthase-like: MFRETPRSLHLIPTMSPPTRLALLTLLSASATLYFIYKSRHRHRRLLTRLLKEPFIQSSSPSSSKRGKLFFLSQTNTSKTLARRLHALLTLNDLPFDFVDPKDYEPEDLCKESLVVIVASTWEHGGPPQNGSFLVNWLTESADDFRVGALVLKDCKYAVFGVGSRSYVETYNDVARGVSEKLRKLGATEIVESGEGDTDEGDLDEVFDAWSDKVVGVLKGLVGENRGHFENGEIGSQIEGEVEFSDSEEENDLESGVVDLEDIAGKGPSRKSKIGTIANGKVNGEVVNGEKEMVTPVIRANLQKQGYKIIGSHSGVKLCRWTKSQLRGRGGCYKHSFYGIESHRCMETTPSLACANKCVFCWRHHTNPVGKSWRWKMDDPLVIVDTAIDLHTKMIRQMKGVPGVKAERLSEGLLPRHCALSLVGEPIMYPEINALVDELHRRRISTFLVTNAQFPERIKMLKPITQLYVSVDAATKDSLKAIDRPLFGDFWERFVDSLKALREKQQRTVYRLTLVKGWNTEDIDAYSSLFDLGNPDFIEIKGVTYCGSSATSKLTMENVPWHSDVKKFSEALAQKSNGAYEVACEHEHSCCVLLGKVSKFKVDGEWFTWIDYDKFHDLVACGEPFTSEDYMSCTPSWAVYGAEEGGFDPDQSRFKKERHHKSAAEKLA, from the exons ATGTTCCGGGAAACCCCAAGATCTTTGCATCTAATTCCCACCATGTCCCCTCCAACACGCCTTGCTCTGCTCACGCTTCTGTCCGCCTCCGCCACGCTCTATTTCATCTACAAATCCCGCCATCGCCACCGCCGCCTCCTCACGCGCCTCCTTAAAGAACCCTTCATCCAAAGCTCTAGCCCCAGTTCCTCCAAAAGAGGTAAACTCTTTTTCCTCTCACAAACCAACACGTCAAAAACACTTGCGCGGCGCCTCCATGCGCTTTTGACCCTCAACGATCTTCCCTTTGATTTTGTTGATCCTAAAGACTACGAGCCTGAAGATTTGTGTAAAGAATCCTTGGTTGTAATCGTTGCTTCGACTTGGGAACATGGTGGCCCTCCTCAAAATGGAAGCTTTTTGGTTAATTGGTTGACTGAGAGTGCTGATGATTTTCGGGTTGGGGCGCTTGTGCTGAAGGACTGCAAGTATGCGGTTTTTGGGGTTGGGAGTAGGAGTTATGTGGAGACGTATAATGATGTGGCAAGGGGAGTTTCAGAAAAAttaagaaagcttggggcgacTGAAATTGTGGAGTCAGGGGAGGGTGATACAGACGAAGGAGATTTGGATGAGGTGTTTGATGCTTGGAGTGATAAGGTTGTTGGCGTTTTGAAGGGTTTAGTTGGGGAGAATCGAGGGCATTTTGAAAATGGCGAAATCGGGAGCCAGATTGAAGGTGAAGTCGAGTTTAgtgatagtgaagaagaaaaCGATCTTGAATCAGGGGTTGTTGATCTTGAGGATATTGCTGGTAAAGGGCCTTCAAGGAAGTCAAAGATCGGAACAATTGCTAATGGAAAAGTTAACGGAGAAGTCGTGAATGGGGAGAAAGAAATGGTGACTCCCGTGATAAGGGCAAATTTGCAGAAGCAG GGTTATAAAATAATTGGCTCTCATAGCGGGGTTAAACTTTGTAGATGGACCAAGTCTCAACTTAGGGGCCGCGGAGGTTGTTATAAGCATTCATTTTATGGAATCGAGAGTCACAG GTGCATGGAGACAACACCAAGTTTGGCTTGTGCAAACAAATGCGTTTTTTGCTGGAGACATCACACGAATCCTGTAGGGAAAAGCTGGCGATGGAAGATGGATGATCCATTGGTAATTGTTGACACTGCTATTGATCTTCATACAAAAATGATACGACAAATGAAAGGGGTTCCAG GGGTCAAAGCAGAGCGTTTGTCTGAAGGTCTTTTGCCAAGACATTGTGCATTATCACTTGTTGGTGAACCAATCATGTATCCTGAGATTAATGCACTTGTTGATGAGCTTCACCGTCGGCGAATCTCGACTTTTCTGGTAACAAATGCACAGTTTCCTGAAAGGATTAAGATGTTAAAACCCATCACACAG TTGTATGTTAGTGTAGATGCTGCAACAAAGGATAGCTTGAAGGCCATTGATAGACCACTTTTTGGTGACTTCTGGGAGCGATTTGTT GATTCCCTGAAAGCTCTCAGAGAGAAGCAACAGCGAACTGTCTACCGCCTGACACTTGTTAAAGGATGGAACACTGAAGATATAGATGCCTATTCTAGCCTATTTGATCTTGGAAATCCTGATTTTATTGAGATCAAAGGCGTGACATATTGTGGATC GTCAGCGACTTCAAAATTAACAATGGAGAATGTTCCTTGGCATTCTGATGTGAAGAAATTTTCGGAAGCATTGGCCCAAAAAAGCAATGGTGCATATGAAGTTGCTTGTGAGCACGAGCATTCATGTTGTGTTCTTTTGGGCAAAGTCAGCAAATTTAAGGTTGACGGTGAATGGTTCACATGGATCGATTATGACAAGTTCCATGACCTG GTGGCTTGTGGAGAACCTTTTACCAGCGAAGATTACATGTCCTGTACACCAAGTTGGGCGGTCTATGGAGCTGAAGAAGGAGGTTTCGATCCAGACCAATCGCGATTTAAGAAAGAGCGGCATCACAAATCCGCTGCTGAGAAGTTAGCGTAG
- the LOC142554399 gene encoding zinc-finger homeodomain protein 2-like, whose protein sequence is MASIGEENGVRIQSSSVHYNMDYSLQNPMIPQGETKISDPSSGGSKARPRTLQVPSYHECLKNHAANTGGNVTDGCGEFMPSGEEGTIEALKCAACSCHRNFHRKYNHGERKTSALMRPLFLPTPLPSPSMVQHRGGGVTHWTSMVQPVRVAFKGVGGDGSIGTDSSSEELNFNSFMAQESLHSAKKKGRRTKFTAEQKEKMLGFAEKLGWRIPREDDTEVQQFCGEVGVRRHVFKVWMHNNKISSKKTSQLVDE, encoded by the coding sequence ATGGCTTCGATTGGTGAAGAGAATGGAGTGAGAATCCAAAGCTCTTCGGTTCACTACAACATGGATTACTCACTTCAAAACCCCATGATTCCACAGGGAGAAACAAAAATTTCAGACCCTAGTTCAGGCGGGTCTAAAGCCAGGCCAAGAACTCTGCAGGTACCCAGTTACCATGAGTGCCTCAAAAATCACGCCGCCAACACAGGCGGAAACGTAACCGACGGCTGCGGAGAGTTCATGCCGAGTGGCGAGGAAGGAACCATCGAAGCTCTTAAATGTGCCGCTTGCAGTTGCCACCGCAACTTCCACCGTAAATACAACCACGGAGAGAGAAAGACGTCGGCGTTGATGCGCCCTCTCTTTCTCCCCACGCCGCTTCCCTCTCCTTCAATGGTCCAACACCGAGGTGGCGGCGTGACTCATTGGACTTCGATGGTGCAGCCAGTGAGAGTTGCCTTCAAAGGCGTCGGTGGCGACGGAAGCATTGGCACAGACTCTTCGAGCGAGGAGCTGAACTTTAACTCCTTCATGGCGCAGGAATCGCTGCACTCCGCGAAGAAGAAGGGGCGACGTACTAAATTCACGGCGGAGCAGAAGGAGAAAATGCTTGGATTTGCGGAGAAGCTGGGGTGGAGGATTCCTAGAGAAGATGATACGGAAGTGCAGCAATTTTGCGGTGAGGTGGGGGTTAGGAGACATGTTTTCAAAGTGTGGATGCACAACAATAAGATTTCTTCCAAGAAAACTTCTCAATTGGTTGATGAATAA
- the LOC142552883 gene encoding uncharacterized protein LOC142552883, producing the protein MADRRSFPFRFWTSAQRRITPRPPASPPTSTRAPSPKIEAPTDSRPITIATSPTSTTAPSFKAPPTSEPENQEPGPSTAAFFNTPPTSEPEKQEAGPLTITDEPTTTPSTEVQTAIQSTNNATPTNLANEPQTSSLSRSTSRSRALSQPASPSRQTSQSRSPPQPLSPSSVSPKTRSPTSSPSPKASQTPSTPQKKSLPRSPSYLTPRSPKLASSPSIKRVQPTSPSKEAKRPISQSSIASFIPNEEERKPAVSQHEPVELQQQADTKNDNIHNSSGLSKNEPNITHNEMEVVPPIVSDIGNTTAPAQHQKSSEPSQNQDTPDLNYEHESSANPEETKEVKVVVEQVTKTKNMEEIEKEINGFLTPKSGSEAQKTKNLHTGSDSDPMHVEKQEMKQGMSLEKDEQSAQPRGENVPLYKEIREGLSTFVNKMSFGDPKSGVHDKPVSVITLAGENRGASMHLGSDSSRTEGPIHIHRSYKIDPIESSDTATDLESHSKHANKMESPRTLEDQPAETYVNNNAQSINNSLVFNSSISERNPGVHMVFANIPKESIESRDKIMAPNIQKAEFSTTTAEKVMYEPRIRRRCLQGLFLEPSDSETEDMEKPKRHGCRVRCKTRGKDDEIDPL; encoded by the coding sequence ATGGCAGATCGAAGATCATTTCCGTTCCGGTTTTGGACATCAGCTCAACGACGTATAACACCACGTCCACCTGCATCACCGCCGACATCTACTCGTGCCCCTTCACCTAAAATTGAAGCTCCAACCGACAGCCGACCAATCACCATCGCCACCAGCCCCACCAGCACAACCGCTCCCTCCTTCAAGGCTCCACCTACATCTGAACCTGAGAACCAAGAGCCGGGTCCATCAACCGCTGCCTTCTTCAATACTCCACCTACATCTGAACCCGAGAAACAAGAAGCGGGTCCGTTAACCATCACCGACGAACCTACGACAACACCTTCAACAGAAGTGCAAACGGCCATACAATCCACAAACAATGCAACCCCCACTAACCTTGCCAACGAACCTCAAACCTCATCTCTATCTCGTTCAACTTCTCGATCCCGAGCCTTGTCTCAACCAGCATCACCCTCTCGTCAGACCTCTCAATCAAGATCACCTCCCCAACCTTTGTCTCCATCTAGTGTATCCCCTAAAACACGTTCTCCAACTTCATCTCCATCCCCTAAAGCCTCTCAAACGCCCTCGACTCCCCAAAAAAAATCACTACCACGTTCCCCATCATACTTGACCCCTCGCTCTCCAAAGCTAGCATCCTCTCCATCCATCAAGAGAGTTCAGCCTACTTCCCCATCAAAAGAAGCAAAAAGACCCATATCTCAATCTAGTATCGCTTCTTTCATTCCAAACGAGGAAGAACGGAAGCCTGCAGTGTCTCAACATGAGCCCGTAGAACTACAGCAGCAGGCAGATACTAAAAATGACAATATCCATAATTCTAGTGGTCTAAGCAAGAACGAACCAAATATCACACACAACGAGATGGAAGTCGTGCCTCCTATAGTATCCGATATAGGTAATACAACAGCCCCTGCACAGCATCAGAAGTCATCAGAGCCATCCCAGAACCAAGACACTCCTGATCTGAATTATGAACACGAGTCGAGTGCCAATCCCGAAGAAACTAAAGAAGTGAAAGTCGTAGTGGAGCAAGTAACGAAAACGAAAAATATGGAAGAGATAGAGAAGGAAATTAATGGTTTTCTGACTCCAAAATCTGGCTCGGAAGCACAAAAAACAAAGAATCTCCATACCGGGAGTGATTCAGACCCAATGCATGTGGAAAAGCAAGAGATGAAACAAGGCATGTCTCTCGAAAAAGACGAACAATCTGCTCAACCAAGAGGAGAAAATGTGCCACTGTACAAAGAAATAAGAGAGGGCCTCTCAACATTTGTCAATAAAATGTCCTTTGGAGATCCCAAAAGTGGTGTTCATGACAAACCAGTAAGTGTAATTACCCTTGCTGGAGAAAACCGAGGCGCATCAATGCATTTGGGGTCAGATTCTTCAAGGACAGAAGGGCCAATCCACATTCACAGAAGCTACAAGATCGACCCTATTGAAAGTTCTGATACGGCCACGGATTTAGAGAGCCATTCTAAGCATGCTAATAAAATGGAGAGTCCAAGAACATTAGAAGATCAGCCAGCTGAAACTTATGTGAACAACAATGCACAGAGCATCAATAACTCTCTGGTGTTTAACTCTTCCATCAGTGAACGAAATCCCGGAGTTCATATGGTTTTTGCCAATATACCGAAAGAATCCATCGAGTCAAGAGACAAAATCATGGCCCCCAACATACAAAAGGCAGAATTCAGCACAACCACCGCAGAGAAAGTTATGTACGAGCCCAGGATCAGAAGGAGATGCCTCCAAGGTCTTTTCTTAGAACCAAGCGACTCCGAAACAGAAGATATGGAGAAGCCTAAGCGTCATGGTTGCCGAGTTAGATGCAAAACAAGGGGCAAAGATGATGAGATCGATCCTCTATGA
- the LOC142554400 gene encoding putative pectinesterase 11, translating to MTGFRSIFLLCFLGFCLVSNGSGYSNEQSTAILIEVDQSGNGDYRKIQDAIDAVNSNNSEHVFVLIKPGIYREKIVVPEDKPFITLSGTTNASKTIITWSDSGEILKSPTFSVLGSDFMARYLTIQNEYGSGAKAVALRVSGDRVAFISCRILSHQDTLLDDRGRHYYSNCYIEGDTDFICGNAASFFQKCHLHSLSRGTGAITAQRRQSQAEETGFTFVNCKITGLKSAVLGRPWGAYSRVVFAFTYMSNVILPQGWDNWGNFSKQRTAYYGEYKCYGLGARVFKRVNWSRNLSSQEAEPYLTEEFIGGTPWIRSVPSHFRRIAGAVHHHVNGS from the exons ATGACGGGTTTTCGTTCTATTTTCTTGCTTTGTTTCCTGGGATTTTGTCTGGTTAGTAATGGATCAGGTTATTCAAATGAGCAGTCAACTGCTATTCTTATAGAAGTAGACCAGTCTGGAAATGGAGATTATCGAAAAATTCAAGATGCCATTGATGCAGTGAACTCGAATAATTCGGAGCACGTGTTTGTTTTAATCAAACCCGGAATTTACAGAGAAAAGATTGTGGTTCCAGAAGATAAACCCTTCATTACATTGAGTGGAACAACTAATGCTAGTAAAACTATAATAACATGGAGTGACAGTGGAGAAATTTTAAAGTCTCCTACATTTTCAGTCTTGGGATCTGATTTTATggctcgatatctcacaattcAG AATGAGTATGGCTCTGGAGCGAAAGCCGTGGCTTTGCGAGTATCCGGTGACAGGGTTGCATTCATAAGTTGTCGAATTTTATCCCATCAAGACACATTGCTTGATGATAGGGGAAGACATTATTATTCCAATTGTTATATTGAAGGAGATACCGATTTCATTTGTGGGAATGCAGCTTCTTTCTTTCAG AAGTGTCATTTGCACTCTCTATCAAGAGGGACGGGGGCGATAACGGCCCAGAGGCGGCAGTCACAGGCGGAGGAGACGGGGTTCACGTTTGTAAATTGCAAGATAACTGGTCTAAAAAGTGCAGTATTAGGGAGGCCGTGGGGTGCTTATTCTCGGGTGGTTTTTGCATTCACTTACATGTCAAATGTTATTTTGCCTCAAGGATGGGATAATTGGGGCAATTTCTCAAAGCAAAG GACTGCATACTATGGAGAGTACAAATGTTACGGACTAGGTGCAAGGGTCTTTAAGAGGGTAAATTGGTCTCGTAATCTGTCGAGCCAAGAGGCGGAACCTTATTTGACAGAAGAGTTTATTGGTGGCACACCTTGGATAAGATCCGTTCCGTCACATTTCCGAAGAATCGCCGGAGCTGTCCACCACCATGTTAATGGAAGTTAA